The following proteins come from a genomic window of Enterobacter chengduensis:
- the csy2 gene encoding type I-F CRISPR-associated protein Csy2, with the protein MSSLILLRRVRVENANAIAGLTWGFPAITHFLGFAHALSRRLTETHGLRIEGCAVVSHEHQILAHTSGRDYQFALTRNPLTREAKTASFNEEGRMHMTVSLLLECHGEIPNGEYGQRDLAEYLSQVCPTLRLAGGIVVDIETITVMAMPSTDREMRRLQWQLMPGFALRDRSSWLVQHYQTLLENHPDATLLDAWLDFATLKIQAEMPESGNLREGEPADWHVVPKPNPGYLVPLMTGYQRISELYAPGVVENARDAETPFAFTEAVYGVGEWCGLHRIRSLDDIFWRYRTTETGYYCQGAGAPLTSEPLN; encoded by the coding sequence ATGAGCTCACTGATCCTGCTTCGCCGTGTCCGAGTCGAAAACGCCAACGCGATTGCTGGCCTGACCTGGGGTTTTCCCGCCATCACTCATTTCCTGGGATTTGCCCATGCGCTGTCGCGCAGGCTGACGGAAACGCACGGGCTGCGCATCGAGGGCTGTGCCGTCGTCAGCCACGAACACCAGATCCTCGCGCACACGTCTGGTCGCGATTATCAGTTTGCCCTGACGCGTAATCCCCTTACCCGTGAAGCGAAAACGGCCTCATTTAATGAAGAGGGGCGCATGCATATGACGGTTTCGCTCCTGCTTGAGTGTCACGGGGAAATTCCGAACGGTGAATACGGACAGCGTGACCTGGCCGAATACCTTTCGCAGGTGTGCCCGACGCTCCGACTGGCGGGCGGCATAGTCGTTGATATTGAGACGATTACCGTCATGGCGATGCCGTCTACCGATCGCGAAATGCGTCGGTTGCAGTGGCAGCTTATGCCCGGTTTTGCCTTACGCGATCGGAGCAGCTGGCTGGTTCAACATTATCAAACCCTGCTTGAAAACCATCCTGATGCCACATTGCTTGATGCCTGGCTTGATTTTGCCACGCTGAAAATCCAGGCGGAAATGCCGGAGAGCGGCAACCTGCGCGAAGGCGAGCCGGCTGACTGGCACGTTGTTCCCAAACCTAATCCCGGTTATCTGGTGCCGTTAATGACGGGCTACCAGCGTATCTCTGAACTCTACGCCCCCGGCGTCGTGGAAAACGCGCGCGATGCAGAAACGCCCTTCGCGTTTACCGAAGCGGTGTATGGCGTGGGCGAGTGGTGCGGTCTGCACCGGATTCGGTCGCTTGACGATATTTTCTGGCGCTATCGCACGACGGAAACAGGCTACTACTGTCAGGGCGCGGGCGCGCCGTTGACTTCTGAACCTCTTAATTAA
- the csy3 gene encoding type I-F CRISPR-associated protein Csy3: MAKAPTAVKTASVLAFERKLATSDAVMYSGSWAGETWQPIRIQEKAVRGTISNRLKNALTNDPAKLDAEIQKANLQRVDVASLPADADTLKVKFTLRVLGNLSTPSVCNDRAYQDELQQVIDGYISEHGFKELARRYATNLANGRFLWRNRVGAEKIIVNVTGSKAWTFDAYNYALRDFSACDERLNALAQEIEKGLSGEEFVLLNVDAQVLLGAGQEIFPSQELVLDSNSSKSRLLYQVDSVAGMHSQKIGNAIRTIDTWHPQVDALGAIAVEPYGSVTSRGVACRQPKEKMDFYTLLDNWVTKGQKPDVEQQHYVMAVLIRGGVFGEKGE; the protein is encoded by the coding sequence ATGGCAAAGGCTCCAACTGCCGTTAAAACGGCATCTGTACTGGCATTTGAACGTAAACTGGCAACCTCGGATGCGGTGATGTATTCCGGAAGCTGGGCGGGAGAGACCTGGCAGCCGATTCGGATTCAGGAAAAAGCGGTACGCGGCACTATTTCTAACCGTCTGAAAAATGCGCTGACCAACGATCCGGCAAAGCTGGATGCGGAGATCCAGAAAGCGAACCTGCAGCGTGTGGACGTGGCGTCGCTGCCCGCCGATGCAGACACCCTGAAGGTGAAATTTACCCTTCGCGTGCTGGGCAACCTGTCGACGCCATCAGTGTGTAACGATCGTGCCTACCAGGATGAACTTCAGCAGGTTATCGACGGTTATATCAGTGAACACGGTTTCAAAGAGCTGGCGCGTCGCTATGCAACCAATCTGGCAAACGGCCGTTTTTTATGGCGTAACCGCGTCGGGGCAGAAAAAATTATCGTGAACGTGACGGGCAGTAAAGCCTGGACGTTTGATGCGTACAATTATGCGCTGCGAGATTTTTCTGCCTGCGATGAGCGCTTAAACGCACTGGCGCAGGAGATCGAAAAAGGGCTTAGCGGTGAAGAATTTGTTCTCCTGAACGTCGACGCGCAGGTGCTGCTCGGTGCCGGGCAGGAGATCTTCCCGTCGCAGGAGCTGGTCCTGGACAGCAACAGCAGCAAGAGCCGTCTGTTGTATCAGGTAGACAGCGTTGCAGGCATGCACTCGCAGAAAATCGGTAATGCCATTCGAACAATAGATACATGGCACCCTCAGGTCGATGCGCTGGGTGCTATCGCCGTCGAACCGTATGGCTCTGTCACCAGCCGTGGTGTGGCCTGCCGCCAGCCGAAAGAGAAGATGGACTTCTACACCCTGCTGGATAACTGGGTGACGAAAGGCCAAAAGCCTGACGTTGAACAGCAGCATTACGTCATGGCCGTGCTGATCCGCGGCGGCGTCTTCGGTGAGAAGGGCGAGTAA
- the cas6f gene encoding type I-F CRISPR-associated endoribonuclease Cas6/Csy4: MDHYIEIRVLPDPEFSEEMLMAALMAKLHRALGQRGQGDIGISFPAHGMKPGPVLRLHGTRPALSELESLTWRKGLSDYCISSDIQPVPVVSQWRCVSRVQVKSSAQRLMRRSVKKGWLTEDEAQQRLLTMQEARTDLPWLNLRSLSTGQSFKLFIRHGDVLSAPVSGTFTTYGLSATATVPWF, translated from the coding sequence ATGGATCACTACATTGAGATCCGCGTCCTGCCCGACCCGGAGTTCAGCGAGGAGATGCTGATGGCCGCGCTGATGGCTAAGCTGCATCGCGCGCTGGGCCAGCGGGGGCAGGGGGATATTGGCATCAGCTTTCCTGCGCACGGCATGAAGCCCGGCCCGGTGTTACGTCTGCACGGTACTCGCCCTGCGTTAAGCGAACTCGAATCACTCACATGGCGAAAAGGACTGAGCGACTACTGCATATCTTCGGACATCCAGCCCGTGCCCGTCGTCAGCCAGTGGCGGTGCGTGAGCCGCGTCCAGGTGAAAAGCAGCGCGCAGCGTCTGATGCGACGCTCGGTAAAAAAAGGATGGCTAACGGAGGACGAGGCGCAGCAGCGTTTGCTGACGATGCAGGAGGCGAGGACGGATCTGCCCTGGCTCAACTTGCGTAGTCTCTCAACAGGCCAGTCTTTTAAGCTTTTTATTCGCCACGGGGATGTGCTGTCTGCGCCTGTCTCGGGGACATTTACGACCTACGGACTCAGCGCGACGGCAACGGTTCCCTGGTTCTGA
- a CDS encoding RES family NAD+ phosphorylase — protein sequence MIFYRLVTGRYASEAWSGSGANQYGGRWNHKGHPAVYVSTSISLASLEILVHVRKDSVLNQYHLFNIDIPDDQIDYLDKAWLPEDWQENPAPVSTMDLGTGWLQANSALALILPSCIIPYENNAILNPLHPAFHTALNSVQQLPFIFDARLAEKTAP from the coding sequence ATGATTTTTTATCGTCTGGTGACGGGACGCTATGCCAGCGAAGCGTGGAGCGGAAGCGGCGCAAACCAGTATGGCGGACGCTGGAACCATAAAGGCCATCCAGCGGTGTATGTGTCCACCTCCATCTCGCTGGCCTCACTGGAAATTCTGGTGCACGTTCGGAAAGATAGCGTGTTGAATCAGTACCATCTTTTCAACATCGATATCCCGGATGACCAGATTGATTACCTGGATAAAGCGTGGCTCCCCGAAGACTGGCAGGAAAATCCAGCGCCGGTATCAACGATGGATCTGGGAACCGGATGGTTACAGGCTAACAGCGCCCTCGCGCTTATCCTACCGTCCTGCATCATCCCTTATGAAAACAATGCCATCCTTAATCCCTTACATCCGGCATTCCACACGGCGCTCAATTCAGTTCAGCAACTCCCCTTTATTTTTGATGCCCGCCTGGCTGAAAAAACCGCACCCTGA
- the parS gene encoding type II RES/Xre toxin-antitoxin system antitoxin, which yields MRTWIPAQQPADNALWRYAGLPANRGMRLIEFLNQGLPVSVLDNIHEWTAMSKADILRVTGINERNVARRKSAGRTLTPDESERVARFVRVLDAAVDYFGSKEEAWNWLQAPVRGLGNVAPVDLIATETGALEVTDLIGRLEHGVFA from the coding sequence ATGAGAACATGGATCCCCGCCCAACAACCTGCTGATAACGCGCTTTGGCGGTACGCTGGTTTACCTGCAAACAGGGGTATGCGGCTGATTGAGTTTCTCAATCAGGGGTTACCCGTCAGCGTGCTCGACAATATCCATGAGTGGACGGCGATGTCGAAAGCGGACATTTTGCGCGTCACCGGAATTAATGAACGTAACGTAGCCCGCCGCAAAAGCGCGGGACGGACGCTGACGCCGGATGAAAGCGAACGCGTGGCCCGTTTCGTTCGGGTGCTGGATGCTGCTGTCGACTATTTTGGCAGTAAAGAAGAGGCATGGAACTGGCTGCAGGCGCCGGTGCGCGGGCTTGGAAATGTTGCCCCTGTCGACCTGATCGCGACGGAAACCGGTGCCCTGGAAGTCACCGACTTGATTGGTCGACTCGAACATGGCGTGTTCGCATGA
- the infA gene encoding translation initiation factor IF-1 — translation MAKEDNIEMQGTVLDTLPNTMFRVELENGHVVTAHISGKMRKNYIRILTGDKVTVELTPYDLSKGRIVFRSR, via the coding sequence ATGGCCAAAGAAGACAATATTGAAATGCAGGGTACCGTACTTGATACGTTGCCTAATACCATGTTTCGCGTAGAGCTGGAAAACGGTCACGTGGTAACTGCGCACATCTCCGGTAAAATGCGCAAAAACTACATCCGCATTTTGACGGGCGACAAAGTGACTGTTGAACTGACCCCGTACGACCTGAGCAAAGGCCGCATTGTCTTCCGTAGTCGCTAA
- the aat gene encoding leucyl/phenylalanyl-tRNA--protein transferase yields MRLVQLSRHNIAFPSPEGALREPNGLLALGGDLSPARLLMAYQRGIFPWFSPGDPILWWSPDPRAVLWPAQFHLSRSMRRFHAKSPYRVTLNHAFGQVIEGCAEDRYEGTWITRDIITAYHQLHELGYAHSIEVWEGTALVGGMYGVAQGSLFCGESMFSRAVNASKTALLVFCETFAQRGGRLIDCQVLNEHTASLGAVEIPRRQYIEQLEASRQEKLPRDFWIPKTLFVPNA; encoded by the coding sequence ATGCGCCTGGTCCAGCTTTCTCGTCATAACATTGCGTTCCCTTCTCCGGAAGGGGCGCTGCGTGAGCCCAACGGGCTGCTGGCCCTTGGCGGTGACCTCAGTCCTGCGCGGCTGTTGATGGCGTACCAGCGCGGTATCTTCCCCTGGTTTTCTCCCGGCGACCCGATTTTATGGTGGTCTCCCGATCCGCGTGCCGTGCTGTGGCCTGCGCAGTTTCACCTGAGCCGCAGCATGAGGCGTTTCCATGCGAAATCACCCTATCGCGTTACCCTCAATCACGCTTTTGGTCAGGTCATTGAAGGCTGCGCCGAAGACCGCTATGAAGGGACGTGGATAACCCGCGATATCATCACCGCCTACCACCAGCTTCATGAGCTTGGCTACGCCCACTCCATCGAGGTATGGGAAGGCACCGCTCTCGTCGGCGGCATGTACGGCGTGGCGCAAGGGTCGCTGTTTTGTGGCGAATCGATGTTCTCTCGTGCGGTTAATGCCTCGAAAACCGCGCTGCTGGTCTTCTGCGAGACGTTTGCCCAGCGCGGCGGACGCCTCATCGATTGTCAGGTGCTCAACGAGCATACGGCCTCCCTCGGGGCTGTTGAAATCCCGCGCCGCCAGTACATCGAACAGCTTGAAGCCAGCCGTCAGGAGAAGCTCCCGCGCGACTTCTGGATACCGAAAACGCTCTTTGTGCCCAATGCCTAA
- the cydC gene encoding heme ABC transporter ATP-binding protein/permease CydC: MRALLPYLALYKRHKWMLTLGIVLAIVTLLASIGLLTLSGWFLSASAVAGFAGLYSFNYMLPAAGVRGTAITRTAGRYFERLVSHDATFRVLQHLRIYTFSKLLPLSPAGLARFRQGELLNRVVADVDTLDHLYLRVISPIVGAFVVIVVVTLGLSVLDVPVALTLGGIMLLTLIILPPLFYRAGKSTGENLTRLRGDYRQQLTSWLQGQAELTIFGASKRYRARMESTELNWHEAQRRQSELTAFSQALMMLIGGVAVIAMLWLTSGDIGGNTQPGPLIALFVFCALAAFEALAPVTGAFQHLGQVIASALRITQIAEQEPEVTFSAGQTAVPEQVALTLEDVTFSYDRQAQNALDGITLSVNAGQRIAILGRTGCGKSTLLQLLTRAWDPQRGQIRFNNTLLTDFSEPALRKTVSVVPQRVHLFSATLRDNLLLAAPEASDDALRAVLEQVGLQKLLEDDGLNGWLGEGGRQLSGGELRRLAIARALLHDAPLILLDEPTEGLDATTESQILDLLANVMTGKTVLMVTHRLRGLASFDRIIVMDNGHIIEQGNHAQLLAKQGRYYQFKQRL; encoded by the coding sequence ATGCGTGCTCTACTGCCTTATCTGGCGCTCTATAAACGCCACAAATGGATGCTGACGCTGGGGATTGTGCTGGCGATTGTCACGCTGCTCGCCAGCATCGGCCTGCTCACGCTTTCCGGCTGGTTCCTGTCGGCCTCGGCCGTCGCGGGGTTCGCCGGGTTATACAGCTTCAACTATATGCTTCCGGCAGCGGGCGTTCGCGGCACCGCCATCACCCGCACGGCCGGACGCTATTTCGAACGGCTGGTCAGCCACGACGCCACTTTCCGCGTGCTGCAGCACCTGCGTATCTACACCTTCAGCAAGCTGCTGCCCCTCTCCCCTGCCGGGCTGGCGCGTTTTCGTCAGGGCGAGCTGCTTAACCGCGTCGTTGCCGATGTCGACACGCTGGATCACCTGTATCTGCGCGTAATCTCCCCGATCGTGGGCGCGTTTGTGGTGATTGTGGTGGTTACGCTGGGGCTGTCTGTTCTCGATGTTCCCGTTGCGCTGACGCTCGGCGGGATCATGCTGCTGACGCTCATCATTCTTCCCCCGCTGTTTTACCGCGCCGGGAAATCCACCGGGGAAAACCTGACGCGACTGCGCGGGGACTACCGCCAGCAGCTGACCTCCTGGCTTCAGGGACAGGCAGAGCTGACCATTTTTGGCGCCAGCAAGCGCTACCGCGCCCGAATGGAAAGTACGGAGCTGAACTGGCATGAGGCCCAGCGCCGTCAGTCGGAGCTGACGGCCTTCTCTCAGGCGCTGATGATGTTAATCGGCGGCGTGGCGGTCATTGCCATGCTGTGGCTTACTTCCGGCGATATCGGCGGAAATACCCAGCCGGGCCCCCTTATAGCCCTTTTCGTCTTCTGTGCGCTGGCCGCGTTTGAAGCGCTGGCCCCTGTAACGGGTGCCTTCCAGCATCTGGGCCAGGTGATCGCCTCTGCCCTGCGCATCACGCAAATTGCCGAGCAGGAGCCTGAAGTGACGTTCAGCGCCGGGCAGACCGCTGTACCCGAGCAGGTTGCACTGACGCTTGAAGATGTCACCTTCAGCTATGACAGGCAGGCGCAGAACGCGCTGGACGGTATCACTCTTTCGGTCAATGCAGGTCAGCGGATTGCGATCCTCGGCCGTACCGGCTGCGGTAAATCGACGCTGCTGCAGCTGCTGACCCGCGCCTGGGATCCGCAGCGCGGTCAGATTCGCTTCAACAATACGCTGCTGACTGATTTCAGCGAGCCGGCCCTGCGTAAGACCGTAAGCGTTGTTCCTCAGCGCGTGCATCTGTTTAGCGCCACGCTGCGCGATAACCTGCTGCTGGCCGCACCGGAGGCCTCTGACGATGCGCTTCGTGCCGTGCTTGAACAGGTCGGCCTGCAAAAGCTGCTTGAGGACGATGGGTTGAACGGCTGGCTGGGCGAAGGCGGCCGCCAGCTCTCCGGCGGTGAGCTGCGCCGTCTGGCGATTGCGCGCGCGCTGCTGCACGATGCGCCGCTGATACTGCTCGACGAGCCCACCGAAGGGCTTGACGCCACAACCGAGAGCCAAATCCTTGATTTACTGGCCAATGTCATGACGGGCAAAACCGTGCTGATGGTCACGCATCGCCTGCGCGGACTGGCGAGTTTTGATCGGATAATTGTGATGGACAACGGGCACATTATTGAGCAAGGTAATCACGCACAGCTGCTGGCGAAACAGGGTCGCTACTACCAGTTTAAACAGCGTCTGTAG
- the cydD gene encoding heme ABC transporter permease/ATP-binding protein CydD, which translates to MEKTRQQELTRWLKQQSVISRRWLMISRLLGFVSGLLIVAQAWLLARILNHMIMENIPREALLLPFIVLILIFILRAWVVWLRERVGFHAGQHIRYEIRRQVLDRLQEAGPAWIQGKPAGSWATLILEQIDDMHDYYARYLPQMALAVFVPVLIVIAIFPVNWMAALILMGTAPLIPLFMALVGMGAADANRRNFLALGRLSGHFLDRLRGMETLRIFGRGEAETENIRQASQDFRQRTMEVLRLAFLSSGVLEFFTSLSIALVAVYFGFSYLGALDFGHYGTAVTLSAGFLALILAPEFFQPLRDLGTFYHAKAQAVGAADSLKTFLETPLAHPERGDVTLNANEPVTIEAQDFSILSPEGKVLAGPLNFTLPAGQRVVLVGTSGSGKSSLLNALSGFMAYTGSLRINKTELRNLDPDAWRKQLSWVGQNPQLPAATLRENVLLARPNAREDELQSVLDRAWVSEFLPLLPRGVDTVVGDQSAGLSVGQAQRVAVARALLNPCQLMLLDEPAASLDAHSEQRVMEALNAASRQQTTLMVTHQLEGIADWDQIWVMENGRIVEQGDYASLVAAQGPFAALLANRQEDI; encoded by the coding sequence ATGGAAAAAACCCGTCAACAAGAGTTAACACGCTGGCTGAAACAGCAAAGCGTTATTTCCCGCCGCTGGCTTATGATTTCCCGTCTGCTGGGGTTCGTTAGCGGTCTGTTGATTGTTGCCCAGGCATGGCTGCTGGCCCGCATTCTTAATCACATGATCATGGAGAACATCCCGCGCGAAGCGCTCCTGCTGCCCTTTATTGTCCTGATCCTGATTTTTATCCTGCGCGCCTGGGTGGTATGGCTGCGTGAGCGCGTCGGTTTTCACGCCGGACAGCATATCCGCTACGAGATCCGTCGTCAGGTGCTCGACAGGCTTCAGGAAGCCGGGCCCGCGTGGATCCAGGGCAAACCTGCCGGAAGCTGGGCGACGCTGATCCTTGAGCAGATTGACGATATGCACGACTACTACGCGCGCTATTTGCCGCAGATGGCCCTTGCCGTCTTCGTTCCGGTGCTGATCGTCATCGCCATCTTCCCGGTGAACTGGATGGCGGCGCTGATTCTGATGGGCACCGCCCCGCTGATCCCGCTGTTTATGGCGCTGGTCGGCATGGGGGCAGCGGATGCCAACCGCCGCAACTTCCTGGCGCTGGGTCGCCTCAGCGGCCATTTCCTCGATCGCCTTCGCGGCATGGAGACGCTGCGCATTTTTGGCCGCGGTGAAGCGGAAACCGAAAACATTCGTCAGGCATCGCAGGACTTCCGCCAGCGCACCATGGAAGTGCTCCGCCTCGCCTTCCTGTCTTCCGGCGTACTGGAATTCTTTACCTCGCTGTCGATTGCCCTCGTGGCGGTCTACTTTGGCTTCTCCTATCTTGGCGCGCTGGATTTCGGCCATTACGGCACGGCGGTGACCCTTTCCGCCGGGTTCCTGGCGCTGATCCTGGCCCCGGAGTTTTTCCAGCCGCTTCGCGATCTAGGGACCTTCTATCACGCCAAAGCGCAGGCGGTTGGCGCTGCCGACAGCCTGAAAACGTTCCTTGAAACGCCGCTGGCCCACCCGGAACGGGGTGACGTGACGCTGAACGCTAACGAACCCGTGACCATTGAAGCGCAGGACTTTTCCATTCTGTCCCCCGAGGGCAAAGTGCTCGCCGGTCCGCTGAACTTTACCTTACCGGCCGGACAGCGCGTGGTGCTCGTCGGCACCAGCGGTTCCGGTAAAAGTTCTCTGCTGAACGCGCTATCCGGCTTTATGGCCTACACGGGCTCACTGCGGATCAACAAAACCGAACTGCGCAACCTCGATCCTGACGCCTGGCGTAAACAGCTCAGCTGGGTCGGGCAAAACCCGCAGCTGCCCGCCGCTACGCTGCGTGAAAACGTCCTGCTGGCGCGCCCGAACGCGCGTGAAGATGAACTCCAATCGGTCCTTGACCGCGCATGGGTCAGCGAGTTTTTGCCGCTGCTCCCGCGAGGGGTGGATACCGTGGTCGGCGACCAGTCCGCCGGGCTGTCGGTCGGACAGGCGCAGCGTGTGGCCGTTGCCCGCGCGCTGCTTAACCCATGCCAGCTGATGCTGCTGGACGAGCCCGCCGCCAGCCTGGATGCCCACAGCGAGCAGCGCGTGATGGAGGCCCTGAACGCCGCCTCCCGGCAGCAAACCACCCTGATGGTCACCCACCAGCTGGAGGGCATTGCCGACTGGGACCAGATCTGGGTCATGGAAAACGGCCGTATTGTTGAGCAAGGCGATTACGCCTCTCTCGTTGCCGCGCAGGGGCCGTTTGCCGCCCTGCTGGCGAACCGTCAGGAGGACATCTGA
- the trxB gene encoding thioredoxin-disulfide reductase, with protein sequence MGTAKHSKLLILGSGPAGYTAAVYAARANLHPVLITGMEKGGQLTTTTEVENWPGDPNDLTGPLLMERMHEHAAKFETEILFDHINKVDLQNRPFRLTGDSGEYTCDALIVATGASARYLGLPSEEAFKGRGVSACATCDGFFYRNQKVAVIGGGNTAVEEALYLANIASEVHLIHRRETFRAEKILIKRLMDKVASGNIVLHTNRTLEEVTGDQMGVAGLRIRDTQNTDKVETLEVAGLFVAIGHSPNTAIFDGQLELENGYIKVQSGIHGNATQTSIPGVFAAGDVMDHIYRQAITSAGTGCMAALDAERYLDGLAEQGK encoded by the coding sequence ATGGGCACGGCCAAACACAGTAAGCTGCTAATCCTTGGTTCTGGACCTGCGGGATATACCGCAGCGGTCTATGCTGCACGCGCTAACCTGCACCCGGTACTCATCACCGGTATGGAAAAAGGCGGTCAGCTGACCACCACCACCGAAGTGGAAAACTGGCCAGGGGACCCGAACGACCTGACCGGGCCGCTGCTGATGGAACGTATGCACGAGCATGCCGCGAAATTCGAAACCGAAATTCTGTTCGACCACATCAACAAGGTCGATCTGCAGAACCGTCCGTTCCGCCTGACGGGCGACAGCGGCGAATACACCTGCGACGCGCTGATCGTCGCCACCGGTGCCTCTGCCCGCTACCTCGGCCTGCCATCCGAAGAGGCGTTCAAAGGCCGCGGCGTCTCTGCCTGCGCCACCTGTGACGGTTTCTTCTACCGCAATCAGAAGGTCGCGGTCATCGGCGGCGGTAACACCGCGGTGGAAGAAGCGCTCTACCTGGCCAACATTGCCTCTGAGGTGCACCTGATCCACCGTCGCGAGACCTTCCGCGCGGAGAAGATCCTGATCAAGCGCCTGATGGATAAAGTGGCAAGCGGCAACATCGTGCTGCACACCAACCGTACCCTGGAAGAGGTGACGGGCGACCAGATGGGCGTTGCCGGTCTGCGTATCCGCGATACCCAGAACACCGATAAGGTCGAAACGCTGGAAGTAGCGGGTCTGTTTGTGGCGATCGGTCACAGCCCGAACACTGCCATCTTCGACGGCCAGCTGGAGCTGGAAAACGGCTACATCAAAGTGCAGTCCGGCATTCACGGTAACGCGACCCAGACCAGTATTCCGGGCGTGTTCGCGGCTGGCGACGTGATGGACCATATCTACCGTCAGGCGATCACCTCTGCGGGCACCGGCTGTATGGCCGCGCTGGACGCTGAACGCTACCTCGACGGGCTGGCTGAACAAGGCAAATAA
- the lrp gene encoding leucine-responsive transcriptional regulator Lrp — translation MVDSKKRPGKDLDRIDRNILNELQKDGRISNVELSKRVGLSPTPCLERVRRLERQGFIQGYTALLNPHYLDASLLVFVEITLNRGAPDVFEQFNAAVQKLEEIQECHLVSGDFDYLLKTRVPDMSAYRKLLGETLLRLPGVNDTRTYVVMEEVKQSNRLVIKTR, via the coding sequence ATGGTAGATAGCAAGAAGCGCCCTGGCAAAGATCTCGACCGTATCGATCGTAACATTCTTAATGAATTGCAAAAGGATGGGCGTATTTCCAACGTCGAGCTTTCAAAACGTGTGGGACTTTCCCCGACGCCGTGCCTTGAGCGTGTGCGCCGACTGGAAAGACAGGGTTTCATTCAGGGCTATACTGCTCTGCTGAACCCGCATTATCTGGATGCCTCACTTCTGGTATTTGTTGAGATTACTCTGAATCGTGGTGCGCCGGATGTGTTTGAGCAATTTAACGCCGCTGTACAAAAACTTGAAGAAATTCAAGAGTGTCACCTGGTTTCCGGTGATTTCGACTACCTGTTGAAAACCCGTGTGCCTGATATGTCCGCCTACCGCAAGCTGCTGGGGGAAACCCTGCTGCGTCTGCCAGGCGTGAACGACACCCGTACTTATGTGGTGATGGAAGAGGTCAAACAGAGCAATCGTCTGGTTATTAAGACGCGCTAA